One Psychrosphaera aestuarii DNA window includes the following coding sequences:
- the udk gene encoding uridine kinase, with the protein MKTTILAITGASASGKTLLTATIFEELAQELGSDQISFISEDAYYRNQDHLEMSVREKTNYDHPEAFEHDLLIEHLRDLKAGKAIEMPQYCYKTHTRLKETTPVQPAQVILIEGIMLLTHPELYGEFDIKVFMDTPPEICLVRRLERDIKQRARSFDSVIKQYLTTVRPMYQAFIAPSKQVADLIVTNGGKNRIAIDVLKAQIKQLLLN; encoded by the coding sequence TTGAAAACCACAATATTAGCAATTACAGGTGCTTCAGCATCTGGAAAGACATTATTAACAGCCACTATATTTGAAGAATTGGCACAAGAGCTTGGCTCTGATCAAATCTCATTTATATCTGAAGATGCGTATTACCGTAACCAAGATCACCTGGAAATGTCGGTTCGTGAAAAAACCAATTATGACCATCCAGAAGCATTTGAGCACGACTTACTGATTGAACACCTTCGCGATCTGAAGGCTGGTAAAGCAATTGAAATGCCTCAGTATTGTTATAAAACACATACCCGATTAAAAGAAACAACGCCAGTTCAACCGGCTCAAGTTATTTTAATTGAAGGCATTATGTTGCTAACACACCCTGAATTGTACGGTGAGTTTGATATAAAAGTGTTTATGGATACACCTCCTGAAATCTGTTTAGTCAGACGTTTAGAGCGTGACATAAAACAAAGAGCTCGTAGCTTCGATTCCGTTATTAAACAATACTTAACAACGGTGCGACCAATGTATCAGGCGTTTATCGCTCCATCTAAGCAAGTAGCGGATTTGATTGTAACTAATGGCGGTAAAAACAGAATTGCGATTGATGTATTAAAGGCACAAATAAAGCAGCTTTTGTTAAATTAA
- a CDS encoding glycine cleavage system protein R, with amino-acid sequence MQHLVLTVIGADKTGLVKALSETLNQNEANWLASNLSHLSGYFAGVIEVAVVEANIQKLTQDLANIEGLTISIHRSNDVEVLSQQELEFVITGNDRRGIVQELSSVISHKGANIMSFVSTHQSAPNWGGELFHAVAKVVLPPGMSPDVIVDALEQIATDIIVDIELEKAS; translated from the coding sequence ATGCAGCACTTAGTATTAACGGTTATTGGCGCCGATAAGACAGGCCTTGTAAAAGCACTGTCTGAAACGCTCAATCAGAACGAAGCAAATTGGTTAGCGAGTAACTTATCACATCTTAGCGGTTACTTTGCGGGCGTAATAGAAGTCGCGGTAGTAGAAGCGAATATCCAAAAATTGACTCAGGACTTAGCGAATATCGAAGGCCTAACGATTTCGATTCATAGATCCAATGACGTTGAAGTTTTGTCACAACAAGAATTAGAGTTTGTTATAACAGGCAATGATAGACGCGGTATTGTTCAGGAGCTTTCCTCTGTTATTAGTCACAAAGGAGCCAATATTATGAGCTTTGTTTCAACTCACCAGAGTGCTCCAAACTGGGGAGGCGAGTTGTTTCATGCCGTTGCTAAAGTTGTATTACCGCCAGGTATGAGTCCAGATGTTATCGTGGATGCTTTAGAGCAAATAGCAACAGATATAATTGTTGATATTGAATTAGAGAAAGCTAGCTAA
- a CDS encoding alkaline phosphatase, giving the protein MLLKNHVFTTLFKIAAVSLTLTSCFAAANVNQPKNIIFMIGDGMGVAHTTSYRYFSDNKSTKVVERTVFDELLVGTAATYPDDNTYVTDSAASATALSSGIKSYNGAIGVDVNKKPVLTLLERAKQLGKTTAIVSSSQINHATPASFMAHNESRKNYNEIANAYIDEKINGKPKADLMLGGGTSFFIRDDRNIVNEFKSIGYNYIDKLEDLSKLNSLPALGLFAPVGLPFAIDNKELPNRVTAMTKVALELLATNSSEKGFFAMIEGSQIDWCAHANDISCAIGELHDFSEAIKYAKAFTEKHGDTLLIITADHSTGGLSIGANGTYDWKTDKVRQIKSSLAVIIPTFLGLDKDASASEVQSTWAKHVDFELSDAQVSKIQAALHSKLKKEKMTREIKAIINDTTLTGWTTGGHSAGDVQVFATGVNSQIFAGQQDNTDIAKKLFIQLNSAK; this is encoded by the coding sequence ATCCTTTTGAAGAATCATGTTTTCACTACGTTGTTTAAAATAGCCGCCGTTAGTCTTACGCTAACTTCTTGTTTTGCTGCTGCAAACGTCAATCAGCCAAAAAACATTATTTTTATGATCGGTGATGGTATGGGTGTTGCGCATACCACTTCATATCGTTATTTCTCTGACAACAAATCAACAAAAGTAGTAGAACGAACGGTTTTTGACGAGCTTCTAGTTGGAACCGCTGCCACCTATCCAGACGACAATACTTATGTCACTGACTCTGCTGCATCAGCTACCGCGTTGAGTTCAGGTATAAAATCTTACAACGGTGCAATAGGCGTTGACGTAAACAAAAAACCAGTACTTACGTTATTAGAACGTGCAAAGCAGTTAGGTAAAACAACAGCAATTGTTTCATCTTCACAAATAAATCATGCAACACCTGCTAGTTTTATGGCACATAATGAGTCACGTAAAAACTACAATGAAATTGCGAACGCATACATAGACGAAAAAATTAATGGCAAACCAAAAGCTGACTTGATGTTAGGTGGTGGCACTTCATTTTTTATTCGCGATGACAGAAATATCGTTAATGAATTTAAATCTATCGGTTATAACTACATTGATAAATTAGAAGATTTATCTAAGTTAAACTCGTTACCAGCACTGGGACTATTTGCACCAGTTGGGTTACCTTTTGCCATTGATAACAAAGAGTTACCAAACCGTGTTACGGCAATGACCAAGGTTGCATTAGAGCTGTTAGCTACTAACAGTTCTGAAAAGGGATTTTTTGCCATGATTGAAGGAAGCCAAATCGACTGGTGTGCACATGCCAATGATATTAGTTGTGCGATTGGCGAATTACATGATTTTTCCGAAGCGATTAAATATGCTAAAGCATTTACCGAAAAACATGGCGACACGTTACTAATAATTACTGCCGACCATTCAACTGGTGGTCTAAGTATTGGTGCAAATGGCACATATGACTGGAAAACTGACAAAGTTAGACAAATAAAATCATCATTAGCTGTTATAATCCCGACGTTTTTGGGTTTAGACAAGGATGCCTCCGCAAGTGAAGTGCAGTCTACTTGGGCAAAACATGTTGATTTTGAGTTATCAGACGCTCAAGTGTCAAAAATTCAAGCTGCTCTTCACAGTAAGTTAAAAAAAGAGAAGATGACTCGTGAAATAAAAGCTATTATTAACGACACAACTCTGACTGGTTGGACTACTGGTGGTCACTCCGCTGGTGATGTTCAGGTATTTGCAACTGGCGTAAATAGCCAGATTTTTGCAGGTCAACAAGACAATACGGATATTGCCAAAAAATTATTTATTCAATTGAATTCGGCAAAGTAG